In a genomic window of beta proteobacterium MWH-UniP1:
- a CDS encoding YqiA/YcfP family alpha/beta fold hydrolase: MKTISVLYLHGFRSSPQSSKAVLIGQDLARDQVDYCCPALDIAPLTAMAQINTEIEQRLNAGHAIRLIGSSLGGFYASAVMEQHPQRSEFKAALLNPAPWPARDLAPYVGDLPAWHSQEVLHFRQEYIHDLKALEVGISQPERYLLVAAKGDELLDWNEMVARYPGARHHIIEGSDHGLTDFDQHWPAIKQFLLR, from the coding sequence TTGAAAACAATCAGCGTTCTCTACCTGCATGGGTTTCGCAGCTCTCCCCAGTCGTCCAAGGCTGTCTTGATCGGCCAAGACTTGGCCCGCGATCAGGTTGATTACTGCTGCCCTGCGCTGGACATCGCCCCCTTAACGGCGATGGCGCAGATCAATACTGAAATCGAACAGCGGCTAAATGCAGGACATGCGATACGGCTGATTGGCAGCTCATTAGGCGGTTTTTATGCCAGCGCAGTCATGGAGCAACACCCACAGCGTAGCGAATTTAAAGCGGCGCTTCTTAACCCAGCCCCATGGCCGGCCCGGGATCTGGCCCCCTATGTTGGCGACTTACCGGCCTGGCATAGCCAGGAAGTACTGCATTTTCGCCAGGAATATATTCACGACCTGAAAGCACTTGAAGTGGGGATCTCACAGCCAGAGCGCTATCTTTTGGTTGCCGCCAAAGGCGATGAGCTATTGGACTGGAATGAAATGGTGGCCCGCTACCCGGGCGCACGCCACCACATCATTGAGGGCTCTGATCACGGCCTCACAGACTTTGATCAACACTGGCCAGCGATCAAACAATTTCTATTGCGCTAA